The Mycobacterium seoulense genome has a window encoding:
- the arc gene encoding proteasome ATPase: MGGSERSESFGTPRESGMSPGDAAELEELRREAALLREQLEHAAGAQGGTRSARDVHQLEARIDSLAARNSKLMETLKEARQQLLALREEVDRLGQPPSGYGVLLGSHDDDTVDVFTSGRKMRLTCSPNIDVASLRKGQTVRLNEALTVVEAGTFESVGEISTLRELLADGHRALVVGHADEERIVWLAEPLVAEDLPEGHPDALNDDTRPRKLRPGDSLLVDTKAGYAFERIPKAEVEDLVLEEVPDVSYSDIGGLTRQIEQIRDAVELPFLHKELYREYALRPPKGVLLYGPPGCGKTLIAKAVANSLAKKMAEVRGDDAREAKSYFLNIKGPELLNKFVGETERHIRLIFQRAREKASEGTPVIVFFDEMDSIFRTRGTGVSSDVETTVVPQLLSEIDGVEGLENVIVIGASNREDMIDPAILRPGRLDVKIKIERPDAEAAQDIFSKYLVETLPLHADDLAEFGGDRTACIKAMIEKVVERMYAEIDDNRFLEVTYANGDKEVMYFKDFNSGAMIQNVVDRAKKNAIKSVLETGQPGLRIQHLLDSIVDEFAENEDLPNTTNPDDWARISGKKGERIVYIRTLVTGKSSSASRAIDTESNLGQYL, from the coding sequence ATGGGTGGCTCAGAGCGTTCTGAATCATTCGGTACCCCCCGCGAGTCAGGCATGTCCCCCGGCGATGCTGCCGAATTAGAAGAATTGCGCCGCGAGGCAGCGTTGCTGCGCGAGCAACTCGAGCACGCAGCCGGGGCGCAGGGCGGCACCCGCTCGGCGCGCGACGTGCATCAGCTCGAAGCCCGGATCGACTCGCTGGCGGCCCGCAACTCCAAGTTGATGGAGACGCTCAAAGAGGCGCGCCAGCAACTGCTGGCGTTGCGTGAGGAAGTCGACCGGCTCGGGCAGCCGCCGAGTGGCTACGGCGTCCTGCTGGGCTCGCACGACGACGACACGGTCGACGTGTTCACCTCTGGTCGCAAGATGCGCCTGACCTGCTCGCCGAACATCGACGTGGCGTCGCTGCGGAAGGGCCAGACGGTTCGCCTCAACGAGGCACTGACCGTCGTCGAGGCCGGCACGTTCGAATCCGTCGGCGAGATCTCCACGCTGCGCGAACTCCTTGCCGACGGGCACCGGGCGCTGGTCGTCGGGCACGCCGACGAGGAACGCATCGTCTGGCTGGCCGAGCCGCTGGTCGCCGAGGACCTGCCGGAGGGGCACCCCGACGCGCTCAACGACGACACCAGGCCGCGCAAGCTGCGGCCGGGCGACTCGTTGCTGGTCGACACCAAGGCCGGTTACGCGTTCGAGCGCATTCCCAAGGCCGAGGTCGAAGACCTGGTCCTCGAAGAGGTGCCCGACGTCAGCTACTCCGACATCGGCGGCCTGACCCGCCAGATCGAGCAGATCCGCGACGCCGTCGAGCTGCCGTTCCTGCACAAGGAGCTGTACCGGGAGTACGCGCTGCGCCCGCCCAAGGGTGTGTTGCTCTACGGCCCGCCCGGCTGCGGTAAGACCTTGATCGCCAAGGCGGTGGCGAATTCGCTGGCCAAGAAGATGGCCGAGGTGCGCGGTGACGACGCGCGCGAGGCGAAGTCCTACTTCCTCAACATCAAGGGCCCCGAACTGCTGAACAAGTTCGTCGGCGAGACCGAGCGTCACATCCGGCTGATCTTCCAGCGGGCACGGGAGAAGGCGTCCGAGGGAACTCCGGTGATCGTGTTCTTCGACGAGATGGACTCGATCTTCCGCACCCGCGGCACCGGGGTCTCGTCGGACGTCGAGACCACCGTCGTCCCGCAGCTGCTGAGCGAGATCGACGGGGTCGAGGGACTTGAGAACGTCATCGTGATCGGCGCCTCCAACCGTGAGGACATGATCGACCCGGCGATCCTGCGGCCCGGCCGCCTCGACGTGAAGATCAAGATCGAGCGGCCCGATGCCGAAGCGGCGCAAGACATCTTCTCGAAGTACCTGGTCGAGACGCTGCCGCTGCACGCCGACGACCTCGCCGAGTTCGGGGGAGACCGCACCGCGTGCATCAAGGCGATGATCGAGAAGGTCGTCGAGCGGATGTACGCCGAGATCGACGACAACCGGTTCCTGGAGGTCACCTACGCCAATGGCGACAAGGAAGTCATGTACTTCAAGGACTTCAACTCCGGGGCGATGATCCAGAACGTGGTCGACCGGGCGAAGAAGAACGCGATCAAGTCGGTGCTGGAGACCGGGCAGCCGGGTCTGCGCATTCAGCATCTGCTCGACTCGATCGTCGACGAATTCGCCGAGAACGAGGACCTGCCCAACACCACCAACCCCGATGACTGGGCGCGGATTTCGGGCAAGAAGGGCGAGCGGATCGTCTACATCCGCACCCTGGTCACCGGGAAGAGTTCGAGCGCGTCGCGGGCCATCGACACCGAATCGAACCTCGGCCAGTACCTGTAG